The following are from one region of the Silene latifolia isolate original U9 population chromosome 9, ASM4854445v1, whole genome shotgun sequence genome:
- the LOC141601889 gene encoding protein FAR1-RELATED SEQUENCE 1-like → MGQQQPQCVITDQCHGIKKACPNVFYNSVHKYFMWHIMQKMPEKVGRAICNDTEFMTDINAVVWDVDLEPGEFEQNWKTVIEAHGMESNRWLKYVFAIRQKWIPAYFRDLPLGCLLRTTQRSESSNSYFKRSESHFGTLVEFWMRYNSAIEQQRHTQKEDG, encoded by the coding sequence ATGGGGCAGCAGCAACCTCAATGTGTAATTACAGACCAGTGCCATGGAATTAAAAAGGCCTGTCCAAATGTCTTCTACAATTCTGTGCACAAGTATTTCATGTGGCACATCATGCAGAAAATGCCTGAGAAAGTGGGAAGGGCAATCTGCAATGATACGGAATTTATGACCGACATAAATGCCGTTGTGTGGGATGTCGACCTCGAGCCAGGCGAATTTGAACAGAATTGGAAAACTGTTATTGAAGCCCATGGTATGGAAAGCAACCGGTGGTTGAAGTATGTCTTTGCAATCAGACAAAAGTGGATACCGGCATACTTTCGGGATCTGCCTCTTGGTTGTTTGTTGCGAACAACCCAGAGATCCGAAAGTTCAAACAGCTATTTCAAGCGGTCTGAAAGCCACTTTGGAACCCTCGTCGAGTTCTGGATGAGGTACAATTCCGCAATAGAGCAGCAAAGGCATACACAAAAGGAGGACGGATAA